A region of Pyxidicoccus parkwaysis DNA encodes the following proteins:
- a CDS encoding sigma-54-dependent Fis family transcriptional regulator, producing MGTLTLSASPLLWEQFLAGALDREGGARSEPHPILARWQRSRMLGAPSTGLPDEGPSVGHQALIERRARLEPVWHELGGMMEVLAAAPLPSGRVALLADPDGVILATRTSGGDFRDHADAVRLIEGARWDETSRGTNAIGTALTESSSVAVVGPAHYAQRHHGLVCYAAPVHDPFGELVCVLDVTGPANAADPIVLVAVVSMAYAAEARLREVAWARVAVAARGGIEARLAREDGPVLIVEAPGRVRHANGAARVLLGDEAGASTMGVLGLSWQELKTAALRGEPLEVRPSERGTPWRVHAEAVGESGGGATLAVLVRLEPLVSRTRSAEAPTAATPESGAWSPTTAGSEPWTSATPGRGPHVAATSESGAWASATPSRGTALPGNGPWAALKGSDPHLCATLREAARFAPTALPVLLLSETGTGKELLARALHSASAVASGPFVAVNCGALSPSLLESELFGHAPGAFTGARSGGADGKLAAADGGTLFLDELAEMPPALQVLLLRVLEDGSYSRVGESRVRHSRFRLIGATCKDLEAAVRAGTFRSDLYYRLQGAMLRLPPLRERSDLGELAQAILDGLAESSAQVPPSLSPAALARLSAHRWPGNVRELKTVLRLALVRAAGASVLDVDALPPDLGMGPALGVAQALRPAEPTPTQADETGPRALRELEAHAIQDALARSGGNVAQAARRLGIARSTLYRMVERFGLTLPPRS from the coding sequence TTGGGTACGCTCACGCTCAGCGCTTCCCCGCTCCTCTGGGAGCAGTTCCTCGCCGGTGCGCTCGACCGCGAGGGCGGTGCACGTTCGGAGCCGCACCCCATCCTGGCGCGCTGGCAACGCTCGCGCATGCTGGGCGCGCCGAGCACGGGCCTGCCGGATGAAGGGCCCAGCGTGGGACATCAGGCCCTCATCGAGCGGCGCGCGCGGCTGGAGCCGGTGTGGCACGAGCTCGGTGGAATGATGGAGGTGCTCGCGGCGGCGCCTCTTCCTTCGGGACGGGTGGCGCTGCTCGCGGACCCGGATGGCGTCATCCTCGCCACGCGCACGTCGGGTGGGGACTTCAGGGACCATGCGGACGCGGTGCGCCTCATCGAGGGTGCACGCTGGGATGAGACGTCTCGGGGGACCAATGCCATCGGCACCGCGCTGACTGAGTCGTCGTCGGTGGCCGTGGTGGGTCCGGCGCACTATGCGCAGCGGCACCATGGGCTCGTCTGCTACGCGGCGCCGGTGCATGACCCGTTCGGGGAACTGGTGTGCGTGCTCGACGTCACGGGGCCCGCGAACGCGGCGGACCCCATCGTGCTGGTGGCGGTGGTGAGCATGGCGTACGCGGCCGAGGCCCGCCTGCGCGAAGTGGCCTGGGCGCGCGTGGCGGTGGCGGCTCGCGGTGGGATTGAAGCGCGGCTGGCTCGCGAGGATGGGCCGGTGCTCATCGTCGAGGCGCCGGGGCGCGTGCGGCATGCGAACGGTGCGGCGCGCGTGCTGCTGGGTGATGAAGCGGGCGCGAGCACGATGGGTGTGCTCGGGCTGTCGTGGCAGGAGTTGAAGACGGCGGCGCTGCGCGGTGAACCGCTGGAGGTCCGGCCCTCCGAGCGGGGCACGCCGTGGCGGGTCCATGCGGAGGCGGTGGGTGAGAGCGGCGGCGGCGCGACGCTCGCGGTGCTCGTGAGGCTGGAGCCGCTCGTGTCGCGAACACGTTCGGCGGAGGCACCGACCGCGGCGACACCAGAGAGCGGGGCATGGAGCCCGACGACCGCGGGAAGCGAACCGTGGACCTCGGCGACACCGGGACGCGGGCCACACGTTGCCGCAACCTCGGAAAGCGGCGCATGGGCCTCAGCGACACCGAGCAGAGGAACCGCGCTCCCGGGGAACGGCCCCTGGGCCGCGCTCAAGGGGAGTGACCCGCACCTTTGTGCCACGCTGCGCGAGGCGGCGCGCTTCGCTCCGACGGCGCTTCCGGTGCTGCTGCTGTCGGAGACAGGTACCGGCAAGGAACTCCTCGCACGGGCCCTGCACTCCGCGAGCGCGGTGGCCTCTGGCCCCTTCGTCGCCGTCAACTGTGGCGCGCTGTCTCCCTCGCTGCTGGAGAGCGAGCTGTTCGGCCATGCGCCGGGTGCCTTCACGGGTGCACGCTCGGGAGGCGCGGACGGCAAGCTCGCGGCGGCGGATGGTGGCACGCTGTTCCTCGATGAGCTCGCGGAGATGCCTCCCGCGCTCCAGGTGTTGCTGCTGCGCGTGCTGGAGGACGGGAGCTATTCGCGCGTGGGTGAGTCGCGGGTGCGGCACTCGCGCTTCCGGCTCATCGGGGCCACGTGCAAGGACCTCGAGGCGGCGGTGCGGGCCGGCACGTTCCGCTCCGACCTCTACTACCGCCTCCAGGGAGCCATGTTGCGGCTGCCTCCGCTGCGCGAGCGCTCGGACCTCGGAGAGCTGGCGCAGGCGATTCTGGATGGACTGGCGGAGTCCTCGGCACAGGTTCCGCCCTCGTTGTCCCCTGCCGCGCTCGCACGCCTCTCCGCGCATCGCTGGCCCGGCAACGTGCGCGAGTTGAAGACGGTGCTGCGTCTCGCGCTCGTGAGGGCCGCGGGTGCTTCGGTGCTCGACGTGGATGCGCTGCCGCCCGACCTGGGAATGGGGCCTGCGCTCGGAGTTGCCCAGGCACTTCGGCCCGCAGAGCCCACGCCCACGCAGGCAGATGAGACCGGTCCACGCGCGCTGCGAGAACTGGAGGCCCACGCCATCCAGGACGCGCTCGCGCGCAGTGGTGGCAACGTGGCGCAGGCCGCTCGCCGGCTGGGCATCGCCCGCAGCACGTTGTACCGGATGGTCGAGCGCTTCGGCCTCACGCTGCCGCCCCGTTCCTGA
- a CDS encoding S8 family serine peptidase, whose protein sequence is MKLPFSSYSDCWRPLSALALGWGLAVPLPALAAQPPDARPGVARAAEAPGQARLVESDAAAKAGLVAGYEGRGEGRFALVTGAGRVFHRTDAAVRSLRTVDVPATAVQLYTWEEEGADGVRQDFFAYSRGGTELMGRVQPTSYLIRLEGTQFDPVRGAMPLVTGLLSADPDNTLELVQFQGTPLPEFRAAIEASGGKVLRFLTDHTFLVEMDASAHKRVAELPYVRWVGPYHPEYRVEAPLREALLGRSARLESQRYSIMVGEHGAARQAEVASLVRRLGGTVELVEPGGWRVEATLTQPQLERLVRSNAVQFIDRWGGPGEVDMNNVRAIGGAAALETLKGWTGQGVRGEVFDTELRTTHQEWANAPIIHSTSTAGSAHGTSCYSINFARGVDASARGLLPSGQGIFFLYSESTQFGGTKSRYDINRELTDPAGRYRAVFQTSSVGSALGTTYTTISAEVDDYLLKYPILSTQSQSNSGTRNSRPQAWAKNIVSVGGMYHYDNINRADDHWGGGASIGPAADGRIKPDLAYFYDAIRAANNSSDSSYYNFSGTSAATPQTSGHFGLLFQMWHNGVWAGFGGGADVFASRPQMATAKALMINMAYRYNWPAGGANGDIDRYKQGWGTADVKRLYDRAAVTSIINETDVLTPLSKKTYSVSVATGQTELNVTLVYTDPAGTVGAAQARINDLSLRVTSPSGVVYWGNNGLTAGNVSTSGGVSNKLDTVENVFLTNPAAGTWTVEVLADELVQDARPETTAIDADYGLVVSGGRIL, encoded by the coding sequence ATGAAGCTCCCCTTCTCGTCGTACAGCGATTGCTGGCGCCCGCTCTCCGCCCTGGCCCTGGGCTGGGGCCTGGCCGTTCCACTGCCTGCGCTTGCGGCGCAACCACCGGATGCGCGGCCCGGCGTGGCGCGCGCGGCGGAAGCACCCGGGCAGGCACGGCTCGTGGAGTCGGACGCGGCGGCGAAGGCCGGCCTCGTCGCGGGCTACGAGGGGCGCGGTGAGGGCCGCTTCGCGCTCGTCACCGGCGCGGGGCGCGTGTTCCACCGCACGGACGCGGCGGTGCGCTCCCTGCGCACGGTGGACGTGCCGGCCACGGCGGTGCAGCTCTACACGTGGGAGGAGGAAGGCGCGGACGGCGTGCGCCAGGACTTCTTCGCCTACAGCCGGGGCGGCACGGAGCTGATGGGCCGCGTGCAGCCCACCAGCTACCTCATCCGCCTGGAGGGCACGCAGTTCGACCCGGTGCGCGGCGCCATGCCGCTGGTGACGGGGCTGCTCTCCGCGGACCCGGACAACACGCTGGAGTTGGTGCAGTTCCAGGGCACGCCGCTGCCGGAGTTCCGCGCGGCGATTGAAGCCTCGGGCGGCAAGGTGCTGCGCTTTTTGACGGACCACACCTTCCTGGTGGAGATGGACGCGAGCGCGCACAAGCGCGTGGCGGAGCTGCCCTACGTGCGGTGGGTGGGCCCGTACCATCCGGAGTACCGCGTGGAGGCGCCGCTGCGCGAGGCGCTGCTCGGCCGCTCGGCGCGCCTGGAGTCGCAGCGCTACTCCATCATGGTGGGCGAGCACGGGGCGGCGCGGCAGGCGGAAGTCGCGAGCCTGGTGCGCAGGCTGGGCGGCACGGTGGAGCTCGTGGAGCCGGGCGGCTGGCGCGTGGAGGCCACTCTCACCCAGCCGCAGCTCGAGCGGCTGGTGCGCTCCAACGCGGTGCAGTTCATCGACCGGTGGGGCGGCCCCGGTGAGGTGGACATGAACAACGTGCGCGCCATTGGCGGCGCCGCCGCGCTGGAGACGCTGAAGGGCTGGACGGGCCAGGGCGTGCGCGGCGAGGTCTTCGACACGGAGCTGCGCACCACGCACCAGGAGTGGGCCAACGCGCCCATCATCCACAGCACGTCCACCGCGGGCAGCGCCCACGGCACCTCGTGCTACAGCATCAACTTCGCCCGGGGCGTGGACGCCTCCGCGCGGGGCCTTCTGCCCTCGGGCCAGGGCATCTTCTTCCTCTACAGCGAGTCCACGCAGTTCGGCGGCACCAAGTCCCGCTACGACATCAACCGCGAGCTGACGGACCCGGCCGGCCGCTACCGCGCGGTGTTCCAGACGTCGAGCGTGGGCAGCGCGCTGGGCACCACGTACACCACCATCTCCGCCGAGGTGGATGACTACCTGCTCAAGTACCCCATCCTGAGCACGCAGTCGCAGAGCAACTCGGGCACGCGCAACTCGCGGCCGCAGGCGTGGGCGAAGAACATCGTCTCCGTGGGCGGCATGTACCACTACGACAACATCAACCGCGCGGATGACCACTGGGGCGGCGGCGCGAGCATCGGCCCGGCGGCGGACGGCCGCATCAAGCCGGACCTCGCGTACTTCTACGACGCCATCCGCGCGGCGAACAACTCGAGCGACTCGTCGTACTACAACTTCAGCGGCACCAGCGCGGCCACGCCGCAGACGTCGGGCCACTTCGGGCTGCTGTTCCAGATGTGGCACAACGGCGTGTGGGCCGGCTTCGGCGGCGGCGCGGACGTCTTCGCGAGCCGCCCGCAGATGGCCACCGCGAAGGCGCTGATGATCAACATGGCGTACCGCTACAACTGGCCGGCGGGCGGCGCCAACGGCGACATCGACCGGTACAAGCAGGGCTGGGGCACCGCGGACGTGAAGCGCCTGTATGACCGCGCGGCGGTGACGAGCATCATCAACGAGACGGACGTGCTCACGCCGCTGTCGAAGAAGACGTACAGCGTCAGCGTGGCCACCGGACAGACGGAGCTCAACGTCACCCTGGTGTACACGGACCCCGCCGGCACGGTGGGCGCGGCGCAGGCGCGCATCAACGACTTGTCGCTGCGCGTGACGTCTCCGTCCGGCGTCGTCTACTGGGGCAACAACGGCCTGACGGCGGGCAACGTGTCCACGTCGGGTGGCGTGTCCAACAAGCTGGACACGGTGGAGAACGTCTTCCTCACCAACCCGGCCGCCGGCACGTGGACCGTGGAGGTGCTGGCGGACGAGCTCGTTCAGGACGCGCGCCCGGAGACGACGGCCATCGACGCTGACTACGGCCTCGTGGTGAGCGGGGGAAGGATTCTCTAG
- a CDS encoding ATP-binding protein codes for MELVLFIGLQGSGKSSFQRQRFADTHVLVSKDLWPHARRKDARQRRYITEALVAGRSVVVDNTHPSPEVRAPLIALGHEHGARVVGYYFASDLKRCLERNAQRQGRARVPEVALFATVKQLRRPARAEGFDALYHVTLTEEGDFRVEEWKEEADGTG; via the coding sequence ATGGAACTGGTCCTGTTCATCGGCCTTCAGGGCTCCGGGAAGAGCAGCTTCCAGCGCCAGCGCTTCGCGGACACGCACGTGCTGGTGAGCAAGGACCTGTGGCCTCACGCGCGCCGCAAGGACGCGAGGCAGCGGCGGTACATCACCGAGGCGCTCGTGGCGGGGCGCTCGGTGGTGGTGGACAACACCCACCCGTCGCCCGAGGTGCGCGCGCCTCTCATTGCCCTCGGGCACGAGCACGGCGCGCGCGTCGTCGGCTACTACTTCGCGTCGGACCTGAAGCGGTGCCTGGAACGCAACGCGCAGCGGCAGGGACGGGCCAGGGTGCCGGAGGTGGCGCTGTTCGCCACGGTGAAGCAGCTGCGGCGTCCGGCCCGCGCCGAGGGCTTCGATGCGCTGTACCACGTGACGTTGACGGAGGAAGGCGACTTCCGCGTCGAGGAATGGAAGGAGGAGGCCGATGGAACCGGATGA
- a CDS encoding helix-turn-helix domain-containing protein translates to MGATSELKTSTEPPTRQRFPAATRLERHRHVTGYATVILSGGYVEAGDSGRFRLRAGSVVFHRAFEAHANHFDTTGAVVLNLPLPTSAPALPAGLLHDVDFVVRTAEKDARAAADLVASSLMAPLSGPGDWPDLLAAALRDNPSLGLTDWADATGLAVETVARGFKRAYGVSPKRFRAEVRALQALQRITRSTLPLAQVALELGFSDQAHMTRDVVALTGRTPATLRRAPIAEGQLASRMPRR, encoded by the coding sequence ATGGGCGCGACGTCCGAGCTGAAGACCTCCACGGAACCGCCAACACGGCAGCGCTTCCCGGCGGCGACCCGGCTGGAGCGCCACCGGCATGTGACGGGGTATGCGACGGTCATCCTCTCGGGTGGCTATGTCGAGGCGGGAGACTCCGGCCGCTTCCGGCTGCGTGCGGGCTCCGTGGTCTTCCACCGCGCCTTCGAGGCGCATGCGAACCACTTCGACACCACCGGCGCCGTCGTCCTCAACCTGCCGCTTCCGACTTCGGCACCGGCACTCCCCGCGGGACTGCTGCACGACGTGGACTTCGTGGTGCGCACGGCCGAGAAGGACGCGAGGGCCGCGGCGGACCTCGTGGCCTCGTCGCTGATGGCGCCCCTCTCCGGCCCGGGGGACTGGCCGGACCTGCTCGCCGCCGCGCTGCGCGACAATCCCTCGCTGGGGCTGACGGACTGGGCGGATGCGACGGGCCTCGCGGTGGAGACGGTGGCCCGTGGCTTCAAGCGCGCCTATGGCGTCTCACCCAAGCGCTTCCGGGCGGAGGTACGTGCGCTCCAGGCCTTGCAGCGGATTACCCGCTCGACGCTGCCGCTCGCGCAGGTCGCCTTGGAGCTGGGCTTCAGCGACCAGGCTCACATGACTCGCGACGTGGTCGCGCTCACGGGGAGGACACCTGCAACGCTGCGGCGCGCTCCCATTGCCGAGGGTCAACTGGCTTCAAGAATGCCCCGGCGATAG
- a CDS encoding DUF779 domain-containing protein, producing MAAGELEAEVARVAVTPEAAAVIRQLRDANGPLMFHQSGGCCDGSAPMCYPQREFRIGQRDVFLGEVEGCPVYIGGAQFEYWQHTHLTIDVVPGRGAGFSLESPLGVRFLTRSRVFTDEEYERMKHAPPPRRGPPE from the coding sequence ATGGCGGCCGGGGAGCTCGAAGCGGAGGTGGCCCGCGTGGCGGTGACGCCCGAGGCCGCCGCCGTCATCCGCCAGCTGCGCGACGCGAATGGGCCGCTGATGTTCCATCAGTCCGGTGGCTGCTGCGATGGCAGCGCGCCCATGTGCTACCCGCAGCGCGAGTTCCGCATCGGCCAGCGGGATGTCTTCCTGGGCGAGGTGGAAGGCTGCCCCGTCTACATCGGCGGCGCGCAGTTCGAGTACTGGCAGCACACGCACCTCACCATCGACGTGGTGCCGGGACGTGGCGCGGGCTTCAGCCTGGAGTCCCCGCTGGGCGTGCGCTTCCTCACGCGCAGCCGCGTCTTCACCGATGAGGAGTACGAGCGCATGAAGCACGCCCCGCCACCGAGGCGGGGCCCGCCGGAGTAG
- a CDS encoding CAP domain-containing protein, translating to MASRSLPLFLLGAAVLGGCGAPETPATETGEGALVPAMETSEPSNAVTAFAYCDDVTTWDANWASLESEVLTLVNQRRAAGATCGGVAKAPAPALTLDTRLRCAARHHSRDMGTNNFMSHTGSDGTTPWQRMTSAGYSYRMAAENVAAGYSTAAAVVNGWMGSTGHCNNIMNPGLVHIGIGYFYAPTSTYKHYWTQDFGTP from the coding sequence ATGGCCTCCCGCTCCCTTCCGTTGTTCCTCCTGGGTGCCGCCGTCCTCGGCGGCTGCGGCGCTCCCGAGACTCCCGCCACCGAGACGGGCGAGGGCGCGCTCGTCCCCGCCATGGAGACCTCCGAGCCGTCCAACGCCGTCACCGCCTTCGCGTACTGCGATGACGTGACGACGTGGGACGCGAACTGGGCCAGCCTGGAGTCGGAGGTGCTCACGCTCGTCAACCAGCGCCGGGCCGCGGGTGCCACCTGTGGCGGCGTGGCGAAGGCCCCGGCGCCCGCGCTCACGCTCGACACGCGGCTGCGCTGTGCGGCGCGGCACCACTCGCGCGACATGGGGACGAACAACTTCATGAGCCACACCGGCTCGGACGGCACCACGCCGTGGCAGCGGATGACCTCGGCGGGCTACTCGTACCGGATGGCGGCGGAGAACGTCGCGGCGGGCTACTCCACCGCGGCCGCCGTGGTGAATGGTTGGATGGGCAGCACGGGCCACTGCAACAACATCATGAACCCCGGCCTGGTCCACATCGGCATCGGCTACTTCTACGCGCCGACGAGCACCTACAAGCACTACTGGACGCAGGACTTCGGCACTCCCTGA
- a CDS encoding DUF350 domain-containing protein encodes MDLVLLLVGLVKVVFGGLVAALGIWLGLRGLSRILGTNPVEELRQGNTAAGVVHAASLLSLGLLVQHAVQATSDAVDLTVRTPPFQPLMVGKLLAVAVLQVGLSLGVGVAVLSMGILMFDRMTPGIDELAEVRKGNIAAALILSAILVVLALLTAPGLQAALNGLIPFPQLPEGTLRAPA; translated from the coding sequence ATGGACCTCGTCCTCCTGCTCGTCGGCCTCGTCAAGGTGGTCTTCGGCGGCCTCGTGGCCGCGCTCGGAATCTGGCTCGGGTTGCGCGGCCTGAGCCGCATCCTCGGCACCAACCCCGTGGAGGAATTGCGCCAGGGGAACACCGCCGCCGGAGTCGTCCACGCCGCGAGCCTGCTGTCGCTGGGCCTGCTGGTGCAGCACGCTGTGCAGGCCACGTCGGACGCGGTGGACCTCACCGTGCGCACCCCGCCCTTCCAGCCGCTGATGGTGGGCAAGCTCCTTGCCGTCGCCGTGCTGCAGGTGGGCCTGTCCCTGGGCGTGGGCGTGGCGGTGCTGTCCATGGGCATCCTGATGTTCGACCGGATGACGCCCGGCATCGATGAGCTCGCGGAGGTGCGCAAGGGCAACATCGCCGCGGCGCTCATCCTCTCCGCCATCCTGGTGGTGCTCGCGCTGCTGACGGCGCCGGGGCTCCAGGCGGCGCTCAACGGCCTCATCCCCTTCCCGCAGCTCCCCGAGGGGACGCTGCGCGCGCCGGCGTGA
- a CDS encoding transglutaminase-like domain-containing protein, with protein MASSGSPKTLLKLLLAGIAFGSCFCCCGLGMLGRLAELDVRAPLPGFPSSVRVVDLGTVLLPPGTPPQRARNYEWKAESLSPPQHFLAYGLSEALTQELEDEHAALGRRLRYRSLGPERFTYNAPAGCTADMRCIYEELMRTNAEPVHALGERFVTSIRERGLDASQAAQLILGFVQRIRYELPKDEPFGIVPPALVPAEDRGDCDSKAVLAVMLLRQAGIDAVLLYSDPLAHAAVGVGLPGTGTRFRHGGRSYQYAEVTAEGWPLGMIPPQYDKPRLWKVLPLGERQDTAG; from the coding sequence ATGGCCTCCTCCGGCTCCCCGAAGACGCTCCTGAAGCTGCTGCTCGCGGGCATCGCCTTCGGGAGCTGCTTCTGCTGCTGCGGGCTGGGCATGTTGGGGCGGCTGGCGGAGCTGGACGTGCGCGCGCCGCTGCCCGGCTTTCCCAGCAGCGTGCGCGTGGTGGACCTGGGCACGGTGCTGCTTCCCCCCGGCACGCCGCCGCAGCGCGCGCGCAACTACGAGTGGAAGGCGGAGAGCCTCAGCCCGCCGCAGCACTTCCTCGCCTACGGGCTGAGCGAGGCGCTGACGCAGGAGCTGGAGGACGAGCACGCCGCGCTGGGCCGCAGGCTGCGCTACCGCTCGCTGGGCCCCGAGCGCTTCACGTACAACGCCCCGGCCGGCTGCACCGCGGACATGCGCTGCATCTACGAGGAGCTGATGCGCACCAACGCGGAGCCCGTGCACGCGCTGGGCGAGCGCTTCGTCACCTCCATCCGCGAGCGCGGGCTGGATGCGTCACAGGCCGCGCAGCTCATCCTCGGCTTCGTGCAGCGCATCCGCTACGAGCTGCCCAAGGACGAGCCCTTCGGCATCGTGCCCCCGGCGCTGGTGCCGGCGGAGGACCGCGGTGACTGCGACTCCAAGGCGGTGCTGGCGGTGATGCTGCTGCGGCAGGCCGGCATCGACGCGGTGCTGCTGTACTCGGACCCGCTGGCGCACGCGGCGGTGGGCGTGGGGCTGCCCGGCACCGGCACTCGCTTTCGCCACGGCGGGCGCAGCTACCAGTACGCGGAAGTCACGGCCGAGGGCTGGCCGCTGGGGATGATTCCTCCCCAGTACGACAAGCCCCGGCTGTGGAAGGTCCTGCCGCTGGGCGAGCGGCAGGACACCGCGGGCTAG
- the adh gene encoding aldehyde dehydrogenase produces the protein MLYAAPNQPGSKVKFKSRYQNFIGGRWVEPARGQYFQNISPVTGQAFCEVPRSTAEDIDKALDAAHAARLSWGRTSPTVRANILNKIADRMEQNLELLAVAETWDNGKPVRETLAADLPLAIDHFRYFAGCIRAQEGSAGELDADTVAYHFHEPLGVVAQIIPWNFPILMAAWKLAPALAAGNCVVLKPAEQTPVGILVLTELIQDLLPEGVLNIVNGFGIEAGKPLASSNRVAKVAFTGETTTGRLILQYASENLIPVTLELGGKSPNIFFDDVLAKDDDFFDKALEGFAMFALNQGEVCTCPSRALISERIYNQFIERALERVKRVKPGNPLDTETMLGAQASSDQLEKILGYIDIGKKEGAKVLTGGERAHLAGDLKDGYYVSPTVFQGTNKMRIFQEEIFGPVVSVTTFKDFDDAMRIANETLYGLGAGVWTRDINQAYRAGRTIEAGRVWTNCYHLYPAHAAFGGYKQSGIGRENHKKMLDHYQQTKNLLVSYSPKALGFF, from the coding sequence ATGCTCTACGCCGCCCCCAATCAGCCCGGCTCGAAGGTGAAGTTCAAGTCCCGCTATCAGAACTTCATCGGCGGCCGCTGGGTCGAGCCCGCTCGTGGCCAGTACTTCCAGAACATCAGCCCCGTCACCGGCCAGGCCTTCTGTGAAGTCCCCCGCTCTACCGCCGAGGACATCGACAAGGCGCTCGATGCCGCCCACGCCGCGCGCCTGTCCTGGGGCCGCACCTCGCCCACCGTGCGCGCCAACATCCTCAACAAGATTGCCGACCGCATGGAGCAGAACCTGGAGCTGCTCGCCGTCGCCGAGACGTGGGACAACGGCAAGCCCGTGCGCGAGACGCTCGCCGCCGACCTGCCGCTGGCCATCGACCACTTCCGCTACTTCGCCGGCTGCATCCGCGCACAGGAAGGCTCCGCGGGCGAGCTCGACGCCGACACCGTCGCCTACCACTTCCACGAGCCGCTCGGCGTCGTGGCCCAAATCATCCCCTGGAACTTCCCCATCCTGATGGCCGCGTGGAAGCTCGCCCCGGCGCTGGCGGCGGGCAACTGCGTGGTGCTCAAGCCCGCGGAGCAGACGCCCGTCGGCATCCTCGTCCTCACCGAGCTCATCCAGGACCTCCTCCCGGAAGGCGTGCTCAACATCGTCAACGGCTTCGGCATCGAAGCCGGCAAGCCCCTGGCCAGCAGCAACCGCGTGGCGAAGGTGGCCTTCACCGGAGAGACCACGACCGGCCGCCTCATCCTCCAGTACGCCAGTGAGAACCTCATCCCGGTGACGCTGGAGCTGGGCGGCAAGAGCCCCAACATCTTCTTCGACGACGTCCTCGCCAAGGACGACGACTTCTTCGACAAGGCGCTCGAGGGCTTCGCCATGTTCGCCCTCAACCAGGGCGAGGTCTGCACCTGCCCGTCGCGCGCGCTCATCAGCGAGCGCATCTACAATCAGTTCATCGAGCGCGCCCTGGAGCGCGTCAAGCGCGTGAAGCCGGGCAACCCGCTGGACACCGAGACGATGCTCGGCGCGCAGGCGTCCAGCGACCAACTCGAGAAGATTCTCGGCTACATCGACATCGGCAAGAAGGAGGGCGCCAAGGTCCTCACCGGCGGCGAGCGCGCGCACCTGGCGGGTGACTTGAAGGACGGCTACTACGTGTCGCCCACCGTCTTCCAGGGCACCAACAAGATGCGCATCTTCCAGGAGGAAATCTTCGGGCCCGTGGTGAGCGTCACGACGTTCAAGGACTTCGACGACGCCATGCGCATCGCCAACGAGACGCTGTACGGCCTGGGTGCCGGCGTGTGGACGCGCGACATCAATCAGGCCTACCGCGCCGGGCGCACCATCGAGGCTGGACGCGTGTGGACCAACTGCTACCACCTCTACCCGGCGCACGCGGCCTTCGGCGGCTACAAGCAGTCCGGCATCGGCCGTGAGAATCACAAGAAGATGCTGGACCACTACCAGCAGACGAAGAACCTGCTGGTCAGCTACAGCCCCAAGGCCCTGGGCTTCTTCTGA
- a CDS encoding tRNA(His) guanylyltransferase Thg1 family protein — protein sequence MEPDELANRMRQGEVFHGLRLLPGAWTVLRVDGRGFSRFTGERFEKPFDPAFHQLMVRTASALLEDLQGVFAYTQSDEISVLFRPEWSLFDRSMEKLVSLSAGLASATFTHAAGVPAMFDGRAWLGTNERAVLDYFQWRQSDGTRCALHGWCYWTLRKEGRSASQATRELDGRNVGYKNELLFQRGINFNEVPLWQRRGSAIFWEQYVKEGVDPRNGQRTQTSRRRLKVDSELPMKEAYEDYVRGILAASEPEPAT from the coding sequence ATGGAACCGGATGAGCTGGCGAACCGCATGCGACAGGGTGAGGTGTTCCACGGCCTCCGCCTGCTGCCGGGCGCGTGGACGGTGCTGCGCGTGGACGGGCGGGGCTTCTCGCGCTTCACCGGGGAGCGCTTCGAGAAGCCGTTCGACCCGGCCTTCCACCAGTTGATGGTGCGCACCGCCAGCGCGCTCCTGGAGGACCTCCAGGGCGTGTTCGCGTACACGCAGAGCGACGAAATCTCCGTCCTCTTCCGGCCGGAGTGGTCGCTGTTCGACCGCTCCATGGAGAAGCTCGTCTCGCTGTCAGCGGGCCTCGCCAGCGCCACCTTCACGCACGCGGCGGGCGTGCCGGCCATGTTCGACGGCCGCGCGTGGCTGGGCACCAACGAGCGCGCGGTGCTGGACTACTTCCAGTGGCGGCAGTCGGACGGCACGCGGTGCGCGCTGCACGGCTGGTGCTACTGGACGCTGCGCAAGGAGGGCCGCTCGGCGTCGCAGGCCACGCGCGAATTGGACGGGCGCAACGTGGGCTACAAGAACGAACTGCTCTTCCAGCGCGGCATCAACTTCAACGAGGTGCCGCTCTGGCAGCGCCGGGGCTCCGCCATCTTCTGGGAGCAGTACGTGAAGGAGGGCGTGGACCCGCGCAACGGCCAACGCACGCAGACGTCGCGCCGCCGGCTCAAGGTGGACTCGGAGCTTCCGATGAAGGAGGCCTACGAGGACTACGTGCGCGGCATCCTCGCCGCGTCCGAGCCCGAGCCCGCGACGTGA